The following DNA comes from Streptomyces sp. Ag109_O5-10.
TGTGGAGGTAGTAACTCGCCAGATCCGCAACGAAGTACATGGAATACGTGGCGGAGTAGCTGGCCGTCTCGCCCGGGGTGAGGGGGCCGAGGTGCGCCACGCTCGCCGGGTGGAGAGCGCCGGGTACGAATCCACTGGAGAGCTGTCGGCTGCCCAGCAGGTCCAGCGACTGTTTGATGTACTCCGGATTGTTCACGGAGTAGTAGTCCGTGAGGCCCTCCACCAGGATGTCACCGCTCCAGATCGCGCGGTCGCGCCGCGCGCCGTCGAGAACCGATGCCACCGCGTTGGATCCGGGCGGAGTGAAGTCGGGGAGGGAGGCGGACGCGGTCAGCGGATTGCTGTAGAGCGTCTTGCCGTTGCCGCTGACGACAGTGAGGTCCTTGAAGGACGCCTCCTCGTCGCCGAACTCACGAAAGCCGATGGTTCCGCTTGGAAAGGCCACGGCGCCGGCGGGCAGTGCCGAAGTGTCGACATGATCGATCGGCTGGCCGTCCAGCAGGATCGAGATGCCGGTTCCGGACACCGTGGTGGCCACCGTGTGCCAGGTGCCCTCGGCCAAGGGCGACGGCAGAGCCACGGAGCCGATGCTTGTGTAGGCGCCGTCGTGGACGCTGAGTTCCTGCAGGGTGTTCGGGGCGCCGCCGGTGTCGGTGCTGTCATCGAGGATGAACAGGTAGCCGTTCTGCGAGTTCTGCGCGCGGGCCATCCACCCGGCCTGGTCGTGGAGAATCCTGGTCCGGAAAGTCGCCGTGTAGTCACTCCAGGACGAGCCGCGATTCAGGACGCCGGCACCGTCGTTCACTCTCGAACCGCCGGCACTCAACGCGCCGTCCTGGATCGACCAGCTCCCGGGAAGCGAGTTGGCCGGGACGAGATCGGTCTGCAAGGTGTAGGCCCCGGCGTACCAGATCTTGTTCAGCTCGTCCGAACTCGACAGGAAGTGACCTTGGTATCCGCTCGCCTGAGTTCGGTCGGCGATGTACTTGATTCCGACCTTGCTGAGCGTGACGCGGCCTGGGTCGGAGAGCGTTATCTGCTCGTACCGCTCGCCTCCTTGCGCGTAGCGGTTGGTGATCGTGGCCGGTCCGGAGACCGGGTAGGTGTCGAACCGTGAACTGTCGCCGTCTGCCCACGGTGCCGCCCCGTCACCCGACGGGCTCATGTACTCCCGGCCCTCGCTGTACGCGGCCTTCAGAGTCGGGGAACCGGACTTGGCGGAGACGGTGAAGTAGGGTAGGCCGCCCGTCTCCTGGCCGTAGTCGAGAAGGATGGTGGGCGCTTCTCCCTCGGCGGTGTAGGTCAGCGTCGTGCTGCCGGTGCCGCCGCACAGAAGGTTCCGGGCGCCTTCGACCGGCCCTGTCGTGCTGACCACGGAAACCGGGCAGACGTCGGAGTGCTTCGGGGTCTGGACGTACTGCCGCCAGTCGGTCGTGACCTGGGGCGTCCTGGTCTGAGTGGTGTGTTCCGCGGCGGACACGGCCACGGGCTGGGTGAGCGCGGCCACGATGAGGGCAAGGCCCAGAGCGAACGTCGCACCGGCCCAACCGCGTCTGCGGGGCGGACGTCTTCTGCCGGAAATGATCATTGAAACTCCGAGGTTCGAATGCTGCCTTGGCGGCTCTCAGGTCAGCGGCGCTCAGCGAAGAACGCGCAGGCCAAGAGGGATGAGTGACGGTTCGAATCCCATTTGAAACGTTTCATTCAGATTCTGCAAAAGGCAAGGTATGCAGTAGCTGTGAGTGCGTCAACCCATGGCGCACGACTCGGCATGCGCCACAGCGCCGGGCGTCTCGCGGCATGGCACGTTCGCGGTGAACCCGCCCGCCGACACCACCGTCACCGACGCCCCCACACCAGCGGGCCCACCCCGCGACGGATCGACCTTCCCGCCGCCGCGACCCTGCTGCCGATGATCGAAATCAACCGAAGGCCGCTCAGCAGTAGTGGTGGGCAGGCGTTGCATGGGCAGGCGTTGCAGATGACGCTCGTCGGCCCCGGAGGGCGCGCGCCGACTGATTGACCGTCCTGGGCCGGACGGGGAATCCTCCGGTCACGGTCCGGTGCCCACCGAGCAGAGACGTCGCCCTGAATCACCGCGTCTGCTTGTGAACACGGCCCGGCCGCCGTCTCCGGCAGGAGACGGCGGCCGTGGTGGGTGGCGGTGCGTGAAGGAGGTCAGACCGCGGTGGCGTTGATGGTGACGGGGATGTTGCCGCGGGTGGCCTTGGAGTAGGGGCAGATCTGGTGGGCGGCCTCGGCGAGGTCGGTGGCGGTGTCCTGGTCGACGCCGCCGATCTCGAGGTCGAGGACGGCAGCGAGACTGAAGCCGTCGTCGCCGTGAGCGAGGGTGATCTTGGTGTCGATGGCGGTGCTGGTGAGTCGGATCTTGCGCTGGGTGGCGGCGAGGCGAAGAGCCCCGAGGAAGCAGGAGCCCCAGCCGGCGGCGAACAGCTGCTCGGGGTTGGTGGCGTCGCCGGCGCCACCGAGTTCCTTGGGCAGGGCGAGGGTGGCGGTCAGGAGGCCGTCGTCGGACTGGACGCGGCCGCCGTTGCGACCTTCGCCGGTGACGTTCACGGAAGCGGTGTAGTTGGCCACGGTGGTTCTCCTTCTTCTGCGGTGCGGGGGTACGACTGAGTCACGAGGGGCCCGAGGGTGTCTGTGTGCAGCGGCCGACTTCCCGGGGATGCGGGGCGGCGGTTCAGCGCGTGGCGGTGCGGGCAGCCTGTTCGATGACGCGGGTGACGGTGCCGGGGCGCGAGACCGAGACAGCGTGGGACGCGGCGATCTCGGTGGTGTGGGAGTGGGCGCGCTTGGCCATGAAGCGCTGAGCGGCGGGCGGGATGTTCTTGTCGTTAGTGGTGATCAGGTCCCAGGAGGGGATGGTCTTCCAGGCGGTCTCGGTGGCCTTTTCCTCCAGGGCGGAGGAGGCGACGGGGCGCTGGGTGGCGGCCATCAGGTCGGTGACGGGGGTGGGGACGTCGGCGGCGAACTGGTCGTGGAACTTGTCGGCCTTGATGTAGAGGTCGGTTCCGGTGCCGCCGCCGGGGAGCGGGAAGGGCACGGCGTCGAGGGTCGGGCCGAGGGTGCTGCCGGGGTACTTGTTGGACAGCTCCAGTGCGCTCTCGCCCTTGTCGGGGGCGAAGGCCGCTATGTAGACGAGGGCCTTGACGTTGGGGTTGCCGGCGGCGGCCTGGGTGATCACGGCGCCGCCGTAGGAGTGGCCGGCCAGCACGATCGGGCCCTTGACGCTCTTGAGGTAGCTGTTGAGGTAGTCGGCGTCGCTCGCCAGGCCGCGCAGCGGGTTGGCGGGGGCGACCACGCGGTAGCCGTCGTGCTGGAGGCGCTTGACGACGCCGTTCCAGCTGGAGGAGTCGGCGAACGCGCCGTGGACCAGGACCACCGTGGGCTTCGTGTCCGGCGTGTGGTGTGCGCCGGTGGCGTCCGCAGGGGCGGTGACCGCCAGGGCCAGGGCCGCCGCTGCGGCGGCGGCGCCGAGGACGGCGACACGCTTGCGGGTGGGGCGGAGGGCGGTCGTGAGCTTCATGGCGATTCCCCTTCAGGTATGCGCTGATTCCGGTCGGCCGGCCGCTTCGGGCGTTGCCGTCCTTGCCGACACGGAGAAACCTAGCGAACACTTCTATTGTGCACAAGTTAGTTGTGCACAATCCTTTTGCTTCGCCTGGTGATGGGAGAGTGGTACGGGTGCCCTCCACGTGCACACGCCGACCGACCGCGAAGTGAGAGGAACGGACCATGAGGGACGACCAGGACACGCCCCAGCCGGAGCCGGTTCTCCCACCGCCATTGCTGGACGACCATCTGTGCTTCTCGCTGTACGCGGCTTCCCGCGCGATCACCGGGGCCTACCGGCCGCTCCTGGACCCCCTCGGCCTGACCTACCCGCAGTACCTGACCCTGGTCGCCCTCGGGGAACACGGCGCCATGACGGTGAAAGACCTGGTCGCCACCTTGCAGCTGGACTACGGCACCGTCACCCCGCTGATCAAACGCCTCGAGACGAACGGCCTGCTCGCCCGCACACGCCGCACCGACGACGAACGCGTCGTCGAAGTCGCCCTCACCCCGCAGGGCAGCGCCATGCACCGGCACATCGCGAGCATCCCGCCCGTCATCGGCGACGCCATCGGGCTCACCCCCGCCGAGATCACCCATACCCAGGATCTCGTCCGGCGGCTGACGGCCAACCTCCACCGCCACACCACCGGCACCTCGCCCGCCGGAACGCCCTGAGCGGGCGGGCCGGACAGCACTGCCGCCTCCTGACAGCCCGCGGCCCCACGCATGGAGCCCCAGAGAGGCAGACACGTTGTCTGCACTTGGCTATGAGCGGGCACCCAAGTCGAAATGCACTACAGCAGCCACGTGTCGCGCGCCCACGTGATGGGCCGGCGCCTTCGGCCGACTGAGAGCCTTGCGGGTGTACGGAGAGTTGCCCTGCGCGGCTGCTCCGGTTCGACTCCCCCACCGGCTCCATGACCTCTCGACGAGTAAGTCCTATGTCGGGCCTGGGGAAAGACCGAGGGTCTCGTTGATCTGTTTGTGACGACAGACCTCGAGACCCTCTTGACCGCACTCTACGTGAAGGTCGACGACGAGATCGGAGGAATACGGTGGTTGGGGCGCCCGCCGTTGCTCAGCGACTCCGAACTGGTCTGCCTGGCGGTCGCCCAGGCCCTGCTGGGCCACCGCTCCGAGGCCCGGTGGCTACGCTTCGCTCGCAGGCACCTGGCCGACATGTTCCCGTATCTGCCCCAGCAGTCCGGCTACAACAAACGGCTGCGGGCGGCGCTTCCGCTGGTCAAGCGCGTCATCCGGCGCCGATGCCGAACGCTACGTCGCCGACTACACCCAGCCGGGAGCCATGCGGGCGGGCCTCGAACTGTTCAGGGCCTTCGAGAAGGACGCGGAAGACAACCGGCGCGTCCTGGCGGAAAAGGGCAAGCTCAAGATGCCCGTCCTCGGACTCGGCGGGACCGCCAGCTTCTTCCTGCCCATCGCCGAGAAAATGCTCTCGGAGGTCGCCGAGCACGTCACCGTCAGGCCCGTCGAGGATTCGGGCCACTGGATGGCCGAGGAGCAGCCGGAGAGGCTTCTGCAACGCCTGCGCGAATGGTTCCACGAGACCGGGGCCTGACACACGCCCCCGGCCGGTGTGTGCGGGCGCTCGTTCGGGGATGGGATCTACCCGAGCGCCGACCCGGCCTCCCACTGTCGCCATGACATGTTCCAGCCGTTGAGGCCATTGTCGGGAGCGATGGTGTGGTCGTGGGAGTGCTCGACGACGACCACGTCGCCGATGAGCGAGTTGTCGTAGAACCAGGCGGCGTCCTGGGTGGGGTCGCCGCCGCCGCGGACGTCGTTCAGGCCCACGCAGCCGTGACTCACGTCGGAGTGCCCGAAGACGGAATCGGGGGCCCAGTAGTTGCCGTGGATGAAGGTGCCGGAGGTGGACAGGCGCATGGCATGCGGGACATCCGGTATGTCGTATTCTCCGGCGTATCCCACGGTCGCGCCGTCCATCCGCGTGGATCTGAGCTTCTCGGATATCACCATCTGCCCGTTGTAGGTGGTGCGGCCGGGCGCTCCGGAGGTGATCGGGACGGTACGGACCGTCCGGCCGTCACGGACGACGCGCATCGTGTGCGAGGCGGCGTCGACGGTGGAGACCTGCCGCCGGCCGATGGTGAAACGGACGGTCTTGTCCTGGGTGCCGTATGCGTCTGCGGCGCCCTTCACGCCGTTGAGGTGCAGGCTCAGGGTGACGCGGGTGTGCGCCTTCCAGAACGTCTGCGGGCGCAGGTCCAGGCGCTGGTCGCCGAACCAGTGGCCGACAACGGGCTGACCGCTGTCGTCGGTGACGCGTATGCCGCGTTCGACGGCCTTCTTGTCGGCGACCGGTCTGTTGAAGGACACCGACACGGGCATGCCGACACCGACGGTCGATCCGTCCTCGGGGGTGAACACACCGATCAGGCGCTGGTCCTTCGCGAGTGTGGTGAAGGACAGCTGTCTCGTCCGGGTACGGCCCGCGTCGTCCGAGGCTCGCACCACCAGACGGTACGTGGTGCCGTGCGCGAGATCGGCATCGGGAGACCAGTGGCGGTGGTCGGCGGTCACGGTTCCCCGTACGGGTTGTCCCTGGCCGGTGGTGAGGGTGACCGACGAGATCTTCCCGCCGACGACTTCGACGTCGCCCGCGCTGCCGGAAGACGCGTGCTGCTCGCCGTCGGCAGCGCCG
Coding sequences within:
- a CDS encoding alpha/beta fold hydrolase; translation: MKLTTALRPTRKRVAVLGAAAAAAALALAVTAPADATGAHHTPDTKPTVVLVHGAFADSSSWNGVVKRLQHDGYRVVAPANPLRGLASDADYLNSYLKSVKGPIVLAGHSYGGAVITQAAAGNPNVKALVYIAAFAPDKGESALELSNKYPGSTLGPTLDAVPFPLPGGGTGTDLYIKADKFHDQFAADVPTPVTDLMAATQRPVASSALEEKATETAWKTIPSWDLITTNDKNIPPAAQRFMAKRAHSHTTEIAASHAVSVSRPGTVTRVIEQAARTATR
- a CDS encoding MarR family winged helix-turn-helix transcriptional regulator, with protein sequence MRDDQDTPQPEPVLPPPLLDDHLCFSLYAASRAITGAYRPLLDPLGLTYPQYLTLVALGEHGAMTVKDLVATLQLDYGTVTPLIKRLETNGLLARTRRTDDERVVEVALTPQGSAMHRHIASIPPVIGDAIGLTPAEITHTQDLVRRLTANLHRHTTGTSPAGTP
- a CDS encoding Ig-like domain-containing protein, translated to MSSLSRLTVITLVAAGASVLGACAGPDSGTAPTAQGTPHSGQRAATAFRLTTGAADGEQHASSGSAGDVEVVGGKISSVTLTTGQGQPVRGTVTADHRHWSPDADLAHGTTYRLVVRASDDAGRTRTRQLSFTTLAKDQRLIGVFTPEDGSTVGVGMPVSVSFNRPVADKKAVERGIRVTDDSGQPVVGHWFGDQRLDLRPQTFWKAHTRVTLSLHLNGVKGAADAYGTQDKTVRFTIGRRQVSTVDAASHTMRVVRDGRTVRTVPITSGAPGRTTYNGQMVISEKLRSTRMDGATVGYAGEYDIPDVPHAMRLSTSGTFIHGNYWAPDSVFGHSDVSHGCVGLNDVRGGGDPTQDAAWFYDNSLIGDVVVVEHSHDHTIAPDNGLNGWNMSWRQWEAGSALG
- a CDS encoding alpha-L-rhamnosidase C-terminal domain-containing protein, encoding MAALTQPVAVSAAEHTTQTRTPQVTTDWRQYVQTPKHSDVCPVSVVSTTGPVEGARNLLCGGTGSTTLTYTAEGEAPTILLDYGQETGGLPYFTVSAKSGSPTLKAAYSEGREYMSPSGDGAAPWADGDSSRFDTYPVSGPATITNRYAQGGERYEQITLSDPGRVTLSKVGIKYIADRTQASGYQGHFLSSSDELNKIWYAGAYTLQTDLVPANSLPGSWSIQDGALSAGGSRVNDGAGVLNRGSSWSDYTATFRTRILHDQAGWMARAQNSQNGYLFILDDSTDTGGAPNTLQELSVHDGAYTSIGSVALPSPLAEGTWHTVATTVSGTGISILLDGQPIDHVDTSALPAGAVAFPSGTIGFREFGDEEASFKDLTVVSGNGKTLYSNPLTASASLPDFTPPGSNAVASVLDGARRDRAIWSGDILVEGLTDYYSVNNPEYIKQSLDLLGSRQLSSGFVPGALHPASVAHLGPLTPGETASYSATYSMYFVADLASYYLHTGDKDFVTKEWPVVQRELAWNATRLDGNGLLSTRAGVDGADWDFYDTDKGGEVSAYNILYYKALLDGAALATAAGDTSQAAAYQADAGALQKRINERLYDPTSGLYKISDTQSGVAQDANALAVLYGVAPAAKQAEILSELKSSLWSTPYGPHPFSSDAGNKDLVSPFVSGFELQARLAAGDTANAQELLHDVWGHMIAPGPNQTGTMWENISGQDGTPGLGSGASLSHGWSTAPTSALSGYVLGVRPDTAGYRTWTVQPHPGDLTWTRGNVPTPHGDLSVNWTADKGKNQFSLTVNTPEGTSGTIAIPVSGRTGTVVVNGDVVWRHGSFAAAAGVTQGQFESGYVHLKVKGNGTFKVTSH
- a CDS encoding alpha/beta fold hydrolase, translated to MRAGLELFRAFEKDAEDNRRVLAEKGKLKMPVLGLGGTASFFLPIAEKMLSEVAEHVTVRPVEDSGHWMAEEQPERLLQRLREWFHETGA
- a CDS encoding organic hydroperoxide resistance protein; this encodes MANYTASVNVTGEGRNGGRVQSDDGLLTATLALPKELGGAGDATNPEQLFAAGWGSCFLGALRLAATQRKIRLTSTAIDTKITLAHGDDGFSLAAVLDLEIGGVDQDTATDLAEAAHQICPYSKATRGNIPVTINATAV